In Desulfovibrio sp. Fe33, one DNA window encodes the following:
- a CDS encoding phosphatase PAP2 family protein, translating to MFFATPAWDLQLFLLINQHWHSGLLDFIMPLFSSMAVLMVILAAALIAAVIKGGKKQIIFFLVLLAGMGMSDFTTKLAKDQIFRLRPLNVVAGTRFVENGRWQARPDNFVRTKERGTSYPSAHCANTMTLAILALLLWPGLKGWPILVSLLSGYSRIYLGKHFPTDVLAGWLWGVVVAGAVWLLWKELSRRYPALRPD from the coding sequence ATGTTTTTCGCCACACCCGCCTGGGACCTGCAACTTTTTCTGCTCATCAACCAGCACTGGCATTCGGGTCTGCTGGATTTCATCATGCCGCTCTTTTCGTCCATGGCGGTGCTCATGGTCATTCTCGCCGCCGCCCTGATCGCGGCCGTAATCAAGGGCGGGAAAAAGCAGATCATATTCTTTCTCGTCCTGCTTGCGGGCATGGGCATGTCGGATTTCACCACCAAGCTGGCCAAGGACCAGATTTTCCGGCTCCGTCCGCTCAACGTCGTGGCCGGGACCCGCTTCGTCGAGAACGGGCGCTGGCAGGCGCGACCGGACAATTTCGTCCGCACGAAGGAACGCGGCACGTCTTATCCCTCGGCCCATTGCGCCAACACCATGACCCTCGCCATTCTCGCCCTGCTCCTGTGGCCGGGCCTCAAGGGATGGCCGATTCTCGTGTCGCTCCTGTCGGGCTATTCCCGCATCTATCTGGGCAAGCATTTTCCCACGGACGTCCTGGCCGGATGGCTATGGGGCGTGGTCGTCGCCGGGGCGGTCTGGCTTCTCTGGAAGGAGCTTTCGCGCCGATACCCGGCCCTGCGCCCGGACTAA
- a CDS encoding TVP38/TMEM64 family protein, producing the protein MTLDKRESNLNYKSLAKGLIMLAALGGAVYLSRAIGLGDMLSDTQWFNDHVLGSGPLSVVIFLAVGAAFTAVGLPRQLVGFLGGFAFGAIGGTVLSTLGAGLGCAAAALYARMGGRDLVERKLGPRVHKINRFLQHEPFNTALAIRLFPLGSNLITNLAAGVSSIPLMPFVVGSTLGYIPQNFIFALFGAGMNRESATGVALSVGMSIVLFVVSGWLGIRVYRRYRRQAGVPDDIED; encoded by the coding sequence ATGACCTTGGATAAACGAGAATCCAATCTGAATTACAAATCCCTGGCCAAGGGCTTGATCATGCTCGCCGCTCTCGGCGGAGCCGTGTATCTCTCCAGGGCCATCGGATTGGGCGATATGCTTTCGGACACCCAGTGGTTCAACGACCATGTGCTCGGGAGCGGGCCGCTTTCTGTCGTCATCTTTCTTGCCGTGGGCGCGGCTTTCACTGCCGTGGGGCTTCCCCGCCAGCTTGTCGGCTTTCTGGGCGGCTTTGCTTTCGGCGCCATCGGAGGCACGGTGCTGTCCACGTTGGGCGCGGGCCTGGGATGCGCCGCGGCCGCCCTCTACGCCCGCATGGGCGGACGGGATCTGGTGGAGCGCAAGCTCGGCCCCCGCGTGCACAAGATCAACCGTTTTCTCCAGCACGAACCGTTCAACACGGCCCTGGCCATTCGGCTGTTTCCCCTGGGCTCCAACCTGATTACGAATCTGGCCGCCGGGGTCAGCTCCATTCCCCTTATGCCGTTTGTGGTAGGCTCGACCCTGGGCTACATTCCGCAGAATTTCATCTTCGCACTGTTCGGCGCGGGAATGAACCGTGAATCCGCCACGGGCGTGGCCTTGTCCGTGGGCATGAGCATCGTGCTTTTCGTGGTCTCCGGGTGGCTGGGCATTCGTGTCTACCGGCGTTATCGCAGGCAGGCAGGCGTCCCGGATGATATAGAGGATTAG
- the thiE gene encoding thiamine phosphate synthase, whose product MTAFTRRNILDTDIYCLTAEKFSLGRSNVEVVREMLDAGIKLVQYREKEKKAGAKLDECRAIREMTREAGAAFIVNDDIDIAILVGADGVHVGQEDIPVEDVRRLVGEDMAIGLSTHSPEQALDAIRRGADYIGVGPVFRTFTKDDVVDPVGFEYLDHVVANHDIPFVAIGGIKEHNIGEVVRRGARCVALVTEIVGEKNIKAKITALRSKIEAAKE is encoded by the coding sequence ATGACGGCTTTTACGAGGCGAAATATTCTGGATACGGACATCTATTGCCTGACCGCCGAGAAGTTCTCGCTGGGCCGCTCCAACGTGGAGGTTGTCCGGGAGATGCTCGACGCGGGCATCAAGCTGGTCCAGTACCGGGAAAAGGAGAAGAAGGCGGGCGCGAAGCTCGATGAGTGCCGCGCCATCCGGGAGATGACCCGCGAGGCCGGGGCCGCCTTCATCGTCAACGACGACATCGACATCGCCATCCTGGTGGGCGCGGACGGCGTTCACGTCGGCCAGGAGGACATCCCCGTGGAGGATGTGCGCAGGCTCGTCGGCGAGGATATGGCCATCGGCCTGTCCACCCACAGCCCCGAGCAGGCCCTGGACGCCATACGGCGCGGCGCGGATTACATCGGCGTCGGCCCGGTCTTCCGCACCTTCACCAAGGACGATGTGGTGGACCCGGTGGGGTTCGAATACCTCGACCACGTGGTCGCCAACCACGACATTCCCTTCGTGGCCATCGGCGGCATCAAGGAACACAATATCGGCGAGGTGGTCCGGCGCGGCGCGCGGTGCGTGGCGCTGGTCACCGAAATTGTCGGCGAGAAGAATATCAAAGCGAAAATAACCGCCCTCCGAAGCAAGATCGAAGCGGCGAAGGAGTAA
- a CDS encoding 2-phosphosulfolactate phosphatase has protein sequence MIVNVVECLSGAKRAKGLVIIVDVFRSTTLGCFLVAGGAAEYIVTDSLDRARAMAAERGGKVIGELVDVPTSEFDYLNSPALIEKVDIRGETLLHVTNAGTRGLMVCTEADEVLMGSFVNANAVVEYVRAKQPEVVTLVAMGTGGTMRAQEDMMCAMYIKNEIEGYPNSFKTLKNFLHDVDTAAKFFDDAREDCPEEDFDLCMDLDRFDFVLKGEPIEGGVRLVKVPVPGGQIA, from the coding sequence ATGATAGTAAATGTTGTTGAGTGCTTATCCGGCGCAAAGCGCGCCAAGGGGCTGGTCATAATCGTGGACGTTTTCCGTTCCACCACTCTGGGCTGCTTCCTGGTCGCCGGCGGCGCGGCCGAATACATCGTCACCGACAGTCTGGACAGGGCGCGGGCCATGGCCGCCGAGCGCGGAGGCAAGGTCATCGGCGAACTGGTCGACGTTCCGACCAGTGAATTCGATTACCTCAACTCTCCCGCGCTCATCGAAAAGGTGGACATCCGGGGCGAGACCCTGCTGCATGTGACCAACGCGGGCACTCGGGGGCTCATGGTCTGCACCGAAGCGGACGAGGTCCTCATGGGCTCCTTCGTCAACGCCAATGCCGTGGTGGAGTACGTTCGGGCCAAACAGCCCGAAGTCGTCACCCTGGTGGCCATGGGCACCGGCGGGACCATGCGCGCCCAGGAAGACATGATGTGCGCCATGTATATCAAAAATGAGATTGAAGGATATCCCAACAGCTTCAAGACATTGAAGAATTTTCTTCACGACGTGGACACCGCCGCCAAGTTCTTCGACGACGCCCGAGAGGACTGCCCGGAAGAGGACTTTGATTTGTGCATGGATCTCGACCGCTTCGACTTTGTGCTTAAGGGAGAGCCGATCGAGGGCGGCGTGCGGCTCGTAAAGGTTCCCGTGCCGGGAGGACAAATCGCCTAG
- a CDS encoding anion permease, giving the protein MKTLLKFSPVIVAVILAILPTPEGLSPQAWYFLAIFAGVVVGLIIEPVPAALVGLSGVALTAVLGLIGPTPEVNRSWALSGFSNGVIWLIFSAFMFALGYQKTGLGRRISLLLIRHLGRSTLGLGYAIAFSDAILAPFMPSNTARSAGTIYPIASNIPPMFNSTPENEPRKMGAYLTWVGISSTCVTSSMFLTALAPNLLAVDMIQKSAGVAISWGDWAAVMIPAMLPLFILTPWLGYVIYPPTLKHSPEAPSWAAEELRKMGRISTKELMMLGYALLALVFWVFGKQLHVDSTVAAIFVLVLMVLTGIISWEDVITNKGAWNVLTWFATLVAMAAGLKQTGVLAWVGNMISTNLAGMAPATVVLLLVVLFFVLHYFFASTTAHTTALLPLFMATAAPLVPPEMLPKIALMLAGSLGLMGIITPYATGPSPIWYGAGYISQARWWALGGIFGLFYLLSMIAVTAIYL; this is encoded by the coding sequence ATGAAGACTCTCTTGAAATTCTCCCCGGTAATCGTGGCCGTCATTCTGGCCATCCTGCCGACGCCGGAAGGTCTGAGCCCCCAGGCGTGGTATTTTCTCGCCATATTTGCGGGCGTCGTGGTCGGACTCATCATAGAACCGGTCCCGGCCGCCCTGGTGGGCCTGTCCGGCGTCGCCCTGACTGCGGTTCTCGGACTCATCGGCCCCACTCCCGAGGTCAACCGCAGTTGGGCCTTGTCCGGCTTCTCCAACGGCGTCATCTGGCTCATCTTTTCCGCCTTCATGTTCGCCCTGGGCTATCAGAAGACAGGGCTGGGCCGAAGAATCAGCCTCCTGCTCATCCGCCATCTGGGACGGTCCACGCTGGGCCTGGGCTACGCCATCGCCTTCTCCGACGCCATCCTGGCCCCGTTCATGCCGTCCAACACGGCGCGCAGCGCGGGCACCATATACCCCATCGCCAGCAATATACCGCCCATGTTCAATTCAACCCCGGAAAACGAACCGCGCAAAATGGGCGCATACCTGACCTGGGTCGGCATCAGCTCCACCTGCGTGACAAGCTCAATGTTCCTGACCGCCCTCGCACCCAACCTGCTGGCCGTGGACATGATCCAGAAAAGCGCCGGAGTGGCCATTTCCTGGGGCGATTGGGCCGCGGTCATGATCCCCGCCATGCTGCCCCTGTTCATCCTGACCCCATGGCTGGGCTACGTGATCTACCCGCCCACATTGAAGCACTCTCCCGAAGCCCCGTCCTGGGCCGCCGAGGAGCTGCGCAAAATGGGCCGCATCAGCACCAAGGAATTGATGATGCTCGGCTATGCCCTCCTGGCCCTCGTCTTCTGGGTATTCGGCAAGCAACTGCATGTGGATTCCACCGTGGCCGCCATCTTCGTTCTCGTTCTCATGGTTCTCACGGGCATCATATCCTGGGAGGACGTCATCACCAACAAGGGGGCATGGAACGTCCTGACATGGTTCGCCACTCTGGTCGCCATGGCCGCCGGGCTCAAGCAGACCGGAGTACTCGCCTGGGTGGGCAACATGATATCCACCAACCTGGCGGGCATGGCCCCGGCGACGGTGGTGCTCCTGCTGGTCGTCCTCTTTTTCGTGCTCCACTACTTCTTCGCCAGCACCACGGCGCACACCACGGCCCTGCTTCCCCTGTTCATGGCCACGGCCGCCCCGCTGGTGCCGCCCGAAATGCTGCCCAAGATCGCCCTCATGCTGGCCGGTTCCCTGGGCCTCATGGGCATCATCACGCCCTACGCCACCGGGCCGTCGCCCATATGGTACGGCGCGGGCTACATCAGCCAGGCGCGCTGGTGGGCGCTGGGCGGCATATTCGGCCTATTCTACCTGCTGTCGATGATCGCGGTCACGGCAATCTATCTCTAA
- a CDS encoding GGDEF domain-containing response regulator → MSDLEQKILIVDDSRTNLALLGHMLRDVDCRVIAAESGGEAVELARDNDFALILLDIQMPGMDGYEAASKIKEHERSRHVPIIFITAIFQDDDNVRQGYETGAVDYLLRPVDGNILLSKVKAFLEMHRRKVLLEREVEQRRKTEAALIVAEEKYRSIFERAIEGIFQSGANGEFLEVNPAMLRILGYERVEDVVGRPGFRELFMADESEQSVYQDLLHRQGAVSGFEFRLRRRDGEVVWCSESSRLIRTAEGEFVEGVLEDVTERKMVELELKRLATRDSLTGVANRYRFFDRMEHTLAVAKRYGTRAAVLFVDLDAFKSVNDTYGHQTGDDLLRMVAERLQRRTRESDTLARLGGDEFGILLSGITDQEGVFNFTRSLLDVVRRPYDIDGRTLTIGATVGISFYPEDGKDTVTLISRVDAAMYGAKKKRCADFGTFAEYDSSK, encoded by the coding sequence ATGAGTGACCTTGAGCAGAAAATTCTCATAGTCGACGATTCCCGGACCAATCTCGCTCTGCTCGGCCACATGCTGCGCGACGTTGATTGCCGGGTGATCGCGGCGGAAAGCGGCGGCGAGGCCGTGGAGTTGGCGCGCGATAACGATTTCGCGTTGATTCTTCTCGACATCCAGATGCCCGGCATGGACGGGTATGAAGCCGCGTCGAAAATCAAGGAGCACGAGCGCAGCCGTCACGTGCCCATCATCTTCATCACCGCCATCTTCCAGGATGACGACAACGTGCGCCAGGGCTACGAAACCGGGGCCGTGGACTACCTTCTCCGGCCCGTGGACGGGAATATCCTCCTCAGCAAGGTCAAAGCGTTTCTGGAAATGCATCGCCGAAAGGTGTTGCTTGAGCGGGAAGTGGAGCAGCGGCGCAAAACCGAAGCCGCGTTGATCGTGGCCGAGGAAAAGTACCGCTCCATCTTCGAGCGGGCCATCGAGGGGATTTTCCAGAGCGGCGCGAACGGCGAGTTCCTGGAGGTCAACCCCGCCATGCTGCGTATCCTTGGGTACGAGCGCGTGGAGGATGTGGTCGGCAGACCCGGCTTCAGGGAATTGTTCATGGCGGACGAGAGCGAGCAGAGCGTTTATCAGGATCTCCTTCACCGGCAAGGGGCCGTGAGCGGTTTCGAGTTTCGTCTGCGAAGGCGTGACGGCGAGGTCGTATGGTGCTCGGAATCCTCCAGGTTGATCCGGACAGCCGAAGGCGAATTCGTCGAAGGAGTCCTAGAGGACGTCACCGAACGCAAGATGGTCGAGCTGGAGCTCAAACGGCTGGCCACCCGCGACAGCCTTACCGGCGTCGCCAACCGGTACCGTTTCTTCGACCGGATGGAGCACACGCTGGCCGTGGCGAAGCGGTATGGAACCAGGGCCGCCGTGTTGTTCGTCGATCTCGACGCCTTCAAGAGCGTCAACGACACCTATGGGCACCAGACCGGGGACGATCTGCTGCGCATGGTCGCCGAGCGGCTGCAGCGCCGGACCAGGGAATCCGACACGCTGGCGCGTCTGGGCGGAGACGAGTTCGGCATTCTTCTGTCCGGCATCACGGATCAGGAAGGGGTCTTCAACTTCACCCGCAGCCTCCTCGACGTGGTCCGGCGGCCTTACGACATCGACGGCCGGACGCTGACCATCGGCGCGACCGTCGGCATCAGTTTCTACCCTGAGGACGGCAAGGACACCGTGACCCTCATCAGCCGCGTTGACGCGGCAATGTACGGAGCCAAGAAAAAGAGA
- the thiC gene encoding phosphomethylpyrimidine synthase ThiC — protein sequence MSYTTQMDAARKGIVTPQMETVARKENIRIEDLMARMAKGSVIIPANKNHKSLDAEAVGEGMRIKINVNLGISKDCCDVEPELEKVRAALDMKAEAIMDLSCYGKTQEFRKRLVEMSPAMIGTVPIYDAVGFYDKNLQDITVDEFFKVVERHVEDGVDFLTIHAGLNKHTAEKVKSAKRLTNIVSRGGSLLFTWMEINNAENPFYEHFDRLLDICEQYDVTLSLGDGCRPGCLYDATDACQVEELITLGELTKRAWERNVQVMIEGPGHMAMNEIAGNMMMEKRLCHNAPFYVLGPLVTDVAPGYDHITSAIGGAIAGASGADFLCYVTPAEHLRLPTLEDMKEGIIATRIAAHAADIAKGYPGAVDWDNNMAKARAALDWDAQFKLAIDPVRPTEYRKSSEPEHKDSCTMCGKMCAVRNMNRVLEGKDIQLDD from the coding sequence ATGTCTTACACTACACAGATGGACGCCGCTCGTAAGGGCATCGTCACCCCCCAAATGGAGACTGTGGCCCGCAAGGAGAATATCCGCATCGAGGATCTCATGGCGCGGATGGCCAAAGGCTCGGTGATCATTCCCGCCAACAAGAACCACAAGAGCCTCGACGCCGAGGCGGTGGGCGAGGGGATGCGCATCAAGATCAACGTCAACCTCGGCATTTCCAAGGATTGCTGCGACGTCGAGCCCGAGCTGGAAAAGGTTCGCGCCGCCCTGGACATGAAGGCCGAGGCCATCATGGACCTGTCCTGCTACGGCAAGACCCAGGAATTTCGCAAAAGGCTGGTCGAAATGTCCCCGGCCATGATCGGCACCGTGCCCATCTATGACGCCGTGGGCTTCTACGACAAGAATCTCCAGGACATCACCGTGGACGAGTTCTTCAAGGTGGTCGAGCGTCATGTCGAGGACGGCGTGGACTTCCTGACCATCCATGCGGGCTTGAACAAGCACACCGCCGAAAAGGTCAAGTCCGCCAAGCGGCTGACCAACATCGTTTCGCGCGGCGGTTCCCTCCTGTTCACCTGGATGGAGATCAACAACGCCGAGAATCCGTTCTACGAGCATTTTGACCGCCTGCTCGACATCTGCGAGCAGTACGACGTCACCTTGAGCCTCGGCGACGGCTGCCGTCCCGGCTGCCTGTACGATGCCACCGACGCCTGCCAGGTGGAGGAGCTCATCACCTTGGGCGAGCTGACCAAGCGCGCCTGGGAGCGCAACGTCCAGGTCATGATCGAAGGCCCCGGCCACATGGCCATGAATGAAATCGCCGGCAACATGATGATGGAAAAGCGGCTGTGCCATAACGCGCCGTTCTACGTTCTCGGCCCCCTGGTCACCGACGTGGCTCCGGGCTATGACCACATCACTTCCGCCATCGGCGGCGCCATCGCAGGCGCGTCCGGAGCGGACTTCCTCTGCTACGTCACCCCGGCCGAGCATCTGCGTCTGCCCACCCTGGAAGACATGAAAGAAGGCATCATCGCCACCCGCATCGCCGCCCATGCCGCCGATATCGCCAAGGGCTACCCCGGTGCCGTGGATTGGGACAACAACATGGCCAAGGCCCGCGCCGCCCTGGACTGGGACGCCCAGTTCAAGCTGGCCATTGACCCGGTCCGTCCCACCGAATACCGCAAGTCCTCCGAGCCGGAGCACAAGGATTCCTGCACCATGTGCGGCAAGATGTGCGCCGTGCGCAATATGAACCGCGTTCTCGAAGGCAAGGACATTCAGCTCGACGACTAG
- a CDS encoding glycosyltransferase family 2 protein, producing MSNAEKFSVVLPVFNEQDNLQTLFAEIRAAADSTGRPWEAVFVDDCSTDRSLSMIRELAERHPEVRYVAFAENRGQSAAFCAGFDAVESEIVVTMDADLQNDPADIPDMLAAFGHDCEMVIGWRARRRDTFIKRISSRIANKIRDSIVDDGVHDTGCSLKVMRTDLLRRLPRFKNMHRYFPILMKMEGARIREVKVNHRERGAGVSKYGTLDRAMAGIYDLIGVKWLIKRHIGYTVKEQK from the coding sequence ATGAGCAACGCAGAAAAATTTTCCGTGGTCCTGCCTGTTTTCAACGAGCAGGACAACCTGCAGACCCTGTTCGCCGAGATCAGGGCTGCGGCCGACTCCACGGGCCGCCCCTGGGAGGCCGTGTTCGTGGACGACTGCAGCACGGACCGAAGCCTTTCCATGATCCGGGAGCTGGCCGAGAGACATCCCGAAGTGCGCTATGTCGCCTTTGCCGAGAACCGCGGCCAGTCCGCGGCCTTTTGCGCCGGGTTCGACGCGGTCGAGTCGGAAATAGTGGTCACCATGGACGCGGATTTACAGAACGATCCCGCGGACATCCCCGACATGCTCGCCGCATTCGGCCATGACTGCGAGATGGTCATCGGCTGGCGCGCCAGGCGCAGGGATACCTTCATCAAACGCATATCGTCGAGGATCGCCAACAAGATCCGCGATTCCATCGTGGACGACGGCGTGCACGACACCGGCTGTTCTCTCAAGGTCATGCGTACGGATTTGCTGCGCCGACTTCCCCGGTTCAAGAACATGCACCGTTACTTCCCCATTCTGATGAAGATGGAAGGCGCGCGCATCCGCGAGGTCAAGGTCAACCACCGGGAGCGTGGGGCGGGCGTGTCCAAGTACGGCACCCTGGATCGGGCCATGGCGGGCATCTATGACCTCATCGGCGTCAAGTGGCTCATCAAGCGGCACATCGGCTATACCGTCAAAGAGCAAAAATAG
- a CDS encoding glycosyltransferase family 4 protein has product MDKAVKRGRLAVTMPRLSRYGGAESFAWRLSEALAARGHEVDFICARCETEPPDGVEPVVLGRFGAFRLVKLLWFAYAADRACRRGGYDLVFGMGKTLNQDILRIGGGPISKFWELSRRAWPEGFARSFKMFRRKLSPGNWAIFAIDRIRMKRTPRIVCVSHLVRDWLVEAHPFLRTEGIDVIYNRPDLERFSPVEDQERLRLRAASGIREDQVVVATAATNFALKGVRHLVGMLSLLPENFVLHVAGGRNPAKYEREARELGVADRVRFLGRVDDMPAFYRAADVFILASFYDACSNAVLEALACGCRSVSSAMNGSAYFLPQRWIFPDPADERAMAEVVARVAGEPRPGLFQWPEDLPSGLEPYVMMIEAKLAGK; this is encoded by the coding sequence ATGGATAAAGCGGTGAAACGAGGGCGGCTGGCTGTGACCATGCCCCGGCTGAGCCGGTACGGCGGCGCGGAATCCTTTGCCTGGCGTTTGAGCGAGGCGCTGGCTGCGCGCGGGCATGAGGTGGATTTCATCTGCGCCCGCTGCGAGACCGAGCCGCCGGATGGAGTGGAGCCCGTGGTGCTGGGCAGATTCGGGGCCTTCAGGCTGGTCAAGCTGCTGTGGTTCGCCTATGCGGCGGACAGGGCGTGTCGGCGGGGCGGTTATGATCTGGTTTTCGGCATGGGCAAAACCCTGAATCAGGATATCCTGCGCATCGGCGGCGGCCCCATCTCCAAGTTCTGGGAACTCTCCCGGCGCGCGTGGCCCGAGGGGTTCGCCCGTTCCTTCAAGATGTTCCGCCGGAAACTTTCTCCCGGCAACTGGGCTATTTTCGCTATCGACCGCATTCGCATGAAGCGGACTCCGCGCATCGTTTGCGTCTCTCATTTGGTCCGCGACTGGCTGGTCGAGGCCCATCCCTTCCTCCGCACGGAGGGTATCGACGTGATCTACAACCGTCCCGACCTTGAGCGGTTTTCGCCGGTCGAAGATCAGGAGCGGCTGCGGTTGCGCGCCGCGTCCGGCATCCGCGAGGACCAGGTGGTCGTGGCCACGGCGGCAACAAATTTCGCCCTCAAGGGCGTGCGGCATCTCGTGGGGATGCTGTCCCTGTTGCCCGAGAACTTCGTCCTGCACGTGGCTGGCGGGCGCAACCCCGCCAAGTATGAGCGGGAGGCCCGGGAGCTCGGGGTGGCCGACAGGGTGCGGTTCCTGGGCCGGGTGGACGATATGCCCGCCTTTTACCGCGCCGCCGACGTCTTCATCCTGGCCTCCTTTTACGACGCCTGTTCGAACGCCGTGCTTGAAGCCCTGGCCTGCGGTTGCCGGTCCGTGTCGAGCGCAATGAACGGCAGCGCGTATTTCCTGCCGCAGCGTTGGATTTTCCCCGATCCGGCAGACGAACGCGCCATGGCGGAAGTGGTCGCCCGCGTGGCCGGAGAACCGAGGCCCGGGCTCTTCCAGTGGCCGGAGGACCTGCCTTCGGGCCTTGAACCATATGTAATGATGATAGAAGCGAAGCTCGCCGGAAAATAG
- a CDS encoding lipid A biosynthesis domain-containing protein encodes MSLPEYWWLLFLAAAVQGLFFARIMILRMRGKEVYSLSRPAQAALAVSGLAGLAYGWLQRDPLFFLGQVCLLILYYRIQREQNDLG; translated from the coding sequence ATGAGCCTGCCCGAGTACTGGTGGCTGCTGTTTCTGGCCGCGGCCGTTCAGGGACTTTTTTTCGCGCGAATCATGATTTTACGAATGCGCGGCAAAGAGGTATATTCCCTGTCGCGTCCGGCGCAGGCGGCCCTGGCGGTTTCCGGTCTGGCCGGGTTGGCCTACGGATGGTTGCAGCGCGATCCGCTGTTTTTCCTGGGCCAGGTTTGTTTGCTGATTCTCTACTACCGCATACAGCGGGAGCAAAATGACCTTGGATAA
- a CDS encoding UDP-glucuronic acid decarboxylase family protein — MMKNRVLVTGGSGFLGSHLCERLLDMGREVICVDNFFTGSKSNILHLLDNPYFEVVRHDVTFPLYVEVDEIYNLACPASPIHYQHDPVQTTKTSVHGAINMLGLAKRLKAKIFQASTSEVYGDPEVHPQPEGYWGNVNPIGLRSCYDEGKRCAETLFFDYHRQHNLRIKVCRIFNTYGPHMAMDDGRVVSNFVIQALKGQDITVYGGGEQTRSFCYVTDMVDGMIRFMEDTDDEFIGPMNLGNPDEFTIRELAEAVIDLTGSKSKIVNRPLPSDDPMQRRPDISLARETLGWEPTVALRTGLSRTIEYFEGKLNSL, encoded by the coding sequence ATGATGAAAAATCGCGTACTCGTTACCGGCGGCTCGGGATTCCTCGGCTCGCACCTGTGCGAACGGCTTTTGGACATGGGCCGCGAGGTCATCTGCGTGGATAATTTCTTTACGGGAAGCAAAAGCAACATCCTGCACCTGCTGGACAACCCCTATTTTGAAGTGGTCCGGCACGACGTGACCTTCCCGCTCTACGTGGAAGTGGATGAAATCTACAACCTGGCCTGCCCGGCCTCGCCCATCCACTACCAACACGATCCGGTGCAAACCACCAAGACCTCGGTTCACGGGGCCATCAACATGCTCGGGCTGGCCAAACGGCTCAAGGCCAAGATTTTCCAGGCGTCCACCTCGGAGGTGTACGGCGACCCCGAAGTCCATCCCCAGCCCGAGGGATACTGGGGCAACGTCAATCCCATCGGCCTGCGGTCGTGCTACGACGAAGGCAAACGGTGCGCGGAGACCCTGTTTTTCGACTACCATCGCCAGCACAACCTGCGCATCAAGGTTTGCCGCATCTTCAACACCTATGGGCCGCACATGGCCATGGACGACGGGCGGGTGGTTTCCAACTTCGTCATCCAGGCGCTCAAGGGCCAGGACATCACGGTTTACGGAGGCGGAGAGCAAACCCGCAGCTTCTGCTACGTCACCGACATGGTTGACGGCATGATCCGGTTCATGGAGGACACGGACGACGAATTCATCGGCCCCATGAATCTGGGCAATCCCGACGAATTCACCATCCGCGAACTGGCGGAGGCGGTCATCGACCTGACCGGCTCGAAGTCAAAAATCGTCAACAGGCCCCTTCCCTCGGACGACCCCATGCAGCGCAGGCCCGACATCTCCCTGGCCCGGGAAACGCTGGGTTGGGAGCCCACCGTGGCCCTGCGAACCGGGCTTTCCCGGACCATCGAATACTTCGAGGGCAAGCTCAATTCCCTATAA